The nucleotide sequence AAAGAGCATTAGAGTTTTTAAGTCTTTGGAAGCTTGTCGGGAAAACGGCTAAGGAAGTCTCCATAACCTGAGGCAAAACCCTCTTTCCCTCTGCGAATTCAAGCCTCATAATAATATTATAATTACCTTCTTTATATTCATCAGGAAGAAGGGCCGAAACTCTGATCGGCACATCCTTTTCGCTTGCCTTTATCTTTGTATTTTGTGAATCAACAGGTATTTTGCTGATATTAACGCCGTTATCAATAACAATATGAGTTAAATAAAGCTCTACATCTTCATCGGAGTTATTTGTTACCTCAAAAGAAAAAGAAAGTTTATTGCCATGAGCTTCAAGTCCCTCGTCAGGGAAATTGATTAGAGGCAGGTCTTCCGTATTGTCCGTAATTGTAAATTTTCCATTCTCATCCTTAGGAAGCTCACTGCCTGCGGCTCCCGAGGCTTCTTTAAAATCCTTTGAAACATCGGTCAGACTGCCCTGTCCTGTTCCGGTATTACCTGAGCCGCCCTGATCGGTACCGGAATTTCCTGAGGTTGAGCTGCCCCCGCTCGAAGTAGAGCCGGAAGTTCCTGAGGTTGTGCTTCCGCCGGCATAGCCGCCTCCGCTTGAAGTGGAGCCGGAATTTCCTGAAGTTGAACCTCCGCCGGCATAGCCGCCCCCGCTCGAAGTAGAGCCGGAAGTTCCTGAGGTTGTGCTTCCGCCGGCATAGCCGCCTCCGCTCGAAGTAGAACCGGAAGTTCCTGAAGTCGAACTTCCTCCGGTTGAGCCGCCGGCCCCTTGAGAGCCCGAACTACCGCTGCCTGTTCCGGCATATCCGCCACCGGGATTATAAAATTCTTTGCCGTCCAATCCTCGTATTACGGCATCGGCAGGATAAGGTAGTTTAACATAATAGACCTTCCAGCCTTTTTTTCTTATACTCCCCGCAAGAAGCCCTATTTCATTTTTTATCTGATCATCGGTATAATTTTTATAAGGACTTGATTCGGGCGGGTTGAAAATTCCATCCGAAATTATAATCAATATTTTTTCTTTTGTATCGGGTAAATTCGAACCGTATTGGCGGGCATATTGAAGACCGGTTAAAAAGTCCGAGCTTTTTCCCAACTGGTATAAAAGCAAAAACCTTGAAACAACTCGGGACATATCCTTTTCGCTGTTAATTTTTTGCGACATTTCGTAACGGGCATCTGCACTAAAGGATAAAACATGAACCGTATCGCCCTTCCTTACAAATTTATCGTTAATTTCAGACAAAACACGATTATTAATGTCTTCATAATATGGAAGGATAGTTCCTGACGTATCCATTAAGATTACAATTTCAGCATTTGTCTTGGCAGTATTTTGAGCAGAAACAGGTATAAAAAGAACAAACAAAAACAAACACAGAGAAACTCTTTTAAACATTTTTTTCCTCCTTCGGGATGCAGTTAGAAGACTTGCATCTCCAAATAAAGATTTGCAAGTCTCAATCAAATTATTTCAAATCCGCGATAGAAATATCTATAATCTTATAGCTCCTTTTTTCGTCATTTACTTCAAATTCAACCTCTTCTCCTTTTTTATGGTTAAACAATCCGTTTCCTAAGGGAGACATATAAGAAATTATTCCGTTTGCGGGATCCGATTCCCACGGTCCTAAAATTGTATACTCTTCTTCTTGATTTGTCAAATTGTTTAGAATTTTTACCTTGCTGCCGAAGTAAACCTTTTTTGCTGTGGCAGTTGTAGGATCAAAAATCTGAGCTCTGTCAAGTTCATCCTGTAATCTGGTCAAGGCATTTCCTAAGCGGGTTTGTTCTTCTTTTGCAGCCTTATATTCGGCATTTTCCCGCAAGTCTCCGAGCGAAAGAGCAAAACCGATGTCTTTTGCATTTTGCGGAATTTTGACATCCCTGATTTCGATAAGTTCTTTGTTTTTAAGATCGAGCATCTTTGCCGTAACGATCAAGCCGTGAACCGTAACACTCTTTTCTTCAATATCAAAGAATTTAAAGTCCTTATGTTTTTCAACAATTTTAGCTCTAATATTCATCTTAATTACCGGATCAAGATCTTTTATATCATCGA is from Treponema denticola and encodes:
- a CDS encoding vWA domain-containing protein, whose translation is MFKRVSLCLFLFVLFIPVSAQNTAKTNAEIVILMDTSGTILPYYEDINNRVLSEINDKFVRKGDTVHVLSFSADARYEMSQKINSEKDMSRVVSRFLLLYQLGKSSDFLTGLQYARQYGSNLPDTKEKILIIISDGIFNPPESSPYKNYTDDQIKNEIGLLAGSIRKKGWKVYYVKLPYPADAVIRGLDGKEFYNPGGGYAGTGSGSSGSQGAGGSTGGSSTSGTSGSTSSGGGYAGGSTTSGTSGSTSSGGGYAGGGSTSGNSGSTSSGGGYAGGSTTSGTSGSTSSGGSSTSGNSGTDQGGSGNTGTGQGSLTDVSKDFKEASGAAGSELPKDENGKFTITDNTEDLPLINFPDEGLEAHGNKLSFSFEVTNNSDEDVELYLTHIVIDNGVNISKIPVDSQNTKIKASEKDVPIRVSALLPDEYKEGNYNIIMRLEFAEGKRVLPQVMETSLAVFPTSFQRLKNSNALWFILLGLILLLLLIFLIVFFTRRRGSSSSSNQVRYAAAGSQINYQEEDKRYPRKLSEEDDHANRLNDFNSASSNTSIYSDYSETKNFAGDGGSIYSADNLDRIASQRQDDEVLRRRVLAASFAAKEPRGTYMSPANFFETIEIKRNKSGMTEIYVLNQNRNIGRRNIHVMKPGTSLTLGGGKTDNFLIFLVPFPARLAQVRYDGQDYHLAILKPKYFPYEKSNVVNNCIGKTVTIVSDKGYHVYFTFREYENPTEKLNSILTSIKYDK